Proteins co-encoded in one Candidatus Scalindua japonica genomic window:
- the thiC gene encoding phosphomethylpyrimidine synthase ThiC, with protein sequence MTQLKQARLNKITPEMERVAQLEDCDVETLRSNIADGKAVIPCNKKHSIKKICGVGKDLRTKVNANIGTSADYHGVEEELEKLRAAEDAQADTVMDLSTGGNLREIRQEIMRNCSITIGSVPIYEAAVDAVKQKNSVRDMTATSMIDAIKRHCEDGIDYITVHCGVTQGVLKHLVDDKRICGVVSRGGSFLVDWISSHKKENPLYEQFDEILAIAYEYDVTLSLGDALRPGALADAFDRAQVYELNVLAELTQRAWDADVQVIVEGPGHVPLNQIQSQIQLQKELCKGAPFYVLGPIVTDIAPGYDHITSAIGGAIAASAGADFLCYVTPTEHLGLPKPEDVHDGVIAARIAAHAADIAKGIKSAWEWDRTMSQLRRKRDWEGQFSTCIDPAHARKIREKGTPQNIDVCSMCAEFCVFKVADESPDN encoded by the coding sequence ATGACGCAGTTGAAGCAGGCAAGGTTAAACAAAATCACGCCTGAGATGGAGAGGGTTGCACAGCTTGAAGACTGCGATGTCGAAACTTTAAGGTCAAACATAGCTGATGGAAAAGCCGTGATTCCATGCAATAAGAAGCATTCGATTAAGAAAATCTGTGGTGTCGGCAAAGACCTCAGAACTAAAGTAAACGCAAACATAGGCACATCGGCTGACTATCACGGAGTGGAAGAAGAGCTGGAAAAACTTCGTGCTGCTGAAGACGCACAGGCAGACACAGTTATGGACCTCAGCACGGGGGGTAATCTTCGTGAAATCAGACAGGAAATAATGAGAAACTGTTCGATTACCATAGGTAGCGTTCCGATATATGAAGCTGCGGTTGATGCTGTTAAACAGAAAAACTCTGTCAGAGATATGACCGCTACAAGTATGATTGATGCGATAAAGCGCCATTGCGAGGATGGAATTGACTATATTACAGTCCATTGCGGCGTCACACAGGGTGTTTTAAAACATCTGGTAGACGATAAAAGAATCTGTGGCGTCGTTAGCAGGGGTGGTTCTTTTCTTGTAGATTGGATATCTTCTCATAAGAAAGAGAATCCTCTTTATGAACAGTTTGATGAAATATTGGCAATTGCGTATGAATACGATGTAACCTTGAGCCTGGGTGACGCGTTGAGACCCGGTGCTTTAGCGGACGCGTTTGACAGAGCACAGGTATATGAATTAAACGTATTGGCGGAGCTTACTCAAAGAGCGTGGGATGCGGATGTGCAGGTGATAGTAGAAGGTCCCGGGCATGTTCCCCTGAATCAGATCCAATCTCAGATCCAGTTGCAGAAAGAACTTTGTAAAGGAGCACCATTTTACGTTCTTGGACCAATTGTAACAGATATCGCTCCGGGATACGATCATATCACCTCTGCAATAGGGGGGGCTATCGCGGCATCCGCTGGAGCTGATTTTCTATGTTATGTAACACCAACAGAGCATCTGGGGCTGCCAAAGCCTGAAGATGTGCATGATGGTGTGATTGCGGCGCGTATTGCAGCACATGCTGCTGATATTGCAAAAGGGATAAAATCTGCCTGGGAATGGGACAGGACGATGTCTCAACTAAGGAGAAAGCGTGACTGGGAAGGGCAATTTTCAACGTGTATTGATCCTGCACATGCAAGGAAAATAAGAGAAAAAGGCACGCCACAGAATATCGACGTATGTTCAATGTGTGCTGAATTCTGTGTTTTTAAAGTGGCAGATGAAAGTCCAGATAATTAA
- a CDS encoding diguanylate cyclase: METIRNLVLSCLDEFSIDDDKLIAELNCIIDKFGDEVCPVIFSVLTHLDLTPDQAKDYWKQVVSHRKSMSESLGWGVNLRTAICDYFCTINKSMKNPIIIEICVLEDALYSLRYDSLTGLHSRRTFDEIFLRETERANRYGQELSILFFDIDDFKKVNDAFGHLAGDSALEHVARIVIGGIRAIDIAARYGGEEIVVILPQTGKADAFVVGERIREKVENTKFDYKGQLINLTISGGVATLPIDATDAECLLKNADIAVYKAKEAGKNNVVIYSENRRRFIRVDFITDLRVKEVYSEENIVAGETKSSDLSAGGLLFKSDYSIDIGTKVQLQIPTGISDNPLLIIGTVVRVEKFNSNQLDIGISFIEVDNAVKNDLSKYIRKCICEKKTLDKKVNNKQL, translated from the coding sequence GTGGAAACTATACGAAATCTAGTGTTGAGCTGTCTGGATGAATTTTCTATTGATGATGATAAGCTTATCGCTGAGCTTAATTGCATTATCGACAAATTTGGCGACGAGGTGTGTCCGGTTATTTTCAGTGTATTAACACATCTCGATTTAACGCCTGATCAGGCAAAAGATTATTGGAAACAGGTTGTCTCTCATAGAAAAAGCATGAGTGAATCACTGGGTTGGGGTGTCAACTTGAGAACCGCAATTTGTGACTACTTTTGCACAATTAATAAATCCATGAAAAATCCTATAATAATTGAGATATGCGTCCTGGAAGATGCGCTATATTCTTTGAGATACGATAGCCTTACGGGTCTTCATTCCCGACGTACTTTTGATGAAATATTTTTGCGTGAAACGGAACGTGCTAATCGGTATGGACAGGAGTTATCAATTTTGTTTTTTGATATTGATGATTTTAAAAAAGTAAATGATGCCTTTGGGCATTTGGCAGGTGATAGTGCCCTGGAGCATGTTGCGCGGATAGTTATTGGAGGAATACGAGCTATAGATATTGCCGCACGATATGGGGGTGAAGAAATTGTAGTTATTCTTCCACAAACAGGAAAAGCTGATGCTTTTGTAGTGGGAGAGAGGATCCGTGAGAAGGTGGAAAATACAAAATTTGACTATAAAGGCCAGTTAATCAATTTGACAATTAGTGGAGGTGTGGCAACATTGCCAATAGATGCAACTGATGCAGAATGTCTATTGAAAAATGCTGATATTGCTGTTTATAAAGCGAAAGAAGCAGGTAAGAATAACGTTGTAATTTACTCAGAGAACAGGCGACGTTTCATTCGAGTGGATTTTATCACTGACCTTCGCGTTAAGGAAGTCTATTCTGAAGAGAACATCGTTGCCGGTGAAACAAAAAGTTCAGACCTGAGTGCTGGAGGGCTTCTTTTTAAATCGGACTATTCTATAGATATAGGCACTAAAGTACAACTTCAGATACCCACTGGTATATCTGATAACCCACTTTTAATTATCGGGACAGTTGTCCGTGTTGAGAAATTCAATTCCAATCAATTAGATATTGGGATTTCATTCATCGAAGTTGATAATGCCGTTAAGAACGATCT
- a CDS encoding type 1 glutamine amidotransferase, with translation MKVQIIKHIDIEGPGTIGEFLNDDGISYDVIDVFNGEALPDSLSDTSAVIVLGGPMNVYEEDKHPFLKQENEYLKEVIENKLPALGFCLGAQLIAKATGASVKKNPQKEIGWFNVSLTESGFGDPLFQGFHGVFDVFQWHGDTFDIPDGAVRLAESDLCPNQAYRVGSNIYGLQFHVEVTDEMIYQWIDAYRDEVDSLKGIVDPDRIIADTKIKSESYKAQARLFCSNFVKMI, from the coding sequence ATGAAAGTCCAGATAATTAAACATATTGATATTGAGGGGCCTGGAACTATAGGCGAATTCTTAAATGACGACGGCATCTCTTATGACGTAATAGACGTTTTCAACGGAGAAGCTTTACCGGATTCTCTTTCTGATACCTCTGCAGTTATTGTACTTGGTGGACCTATGAACGTATATGAAGAGGATAAACATCCGTTTCTAAAACAAGAAAATGAATATTTAAAAGAGGTTATAGAAAATAAGTTACCGGCGTTAGGTTTTTGTCTTGGTGCTCAACTAATCGCAAAAGCAACGGGCGCATCAGTAAAGAAAAATCCTCAAAAAGAGATCGGTTGGTTTAACGTATCTTTGACTGAGAGTGGTTTCGGTGACCCTCTGTTTCAAGGCTTTCATGGAGTGTTTGACGTATTTCAGTGGCATGGCGACACGTTTGATATTCCTGACGGGGCTGTTAGACTTGCCGAGTCAGATCTTTGTCCAAATCAGGCATACAGGGTAGGTAGTAACATTTATGGCCTGCAGTTTCACGTTGAAGTCACTGACGAAATGATTTATCAATGGATTGATGCTTATAGAGATGAGGTCGATTCATTAAAAGGTATTGTTGATCCTGACCGGATTATTGCTGATACAAAAATAAAATCTGAGAGTTACAAGGCACAGGCAAGGCTGTTTTGCTCAAACTTCGTTAAAATGATATAG